From the Pseudomonas syringae KCTC 12500 genome, the window CATTGGGCGACTTGTTCAAACCACCAAGACCACTGGCCATGCAATGCCTCCTCGAAAAGATCAGTTCATCGCGTCAGGCTGAGTTCGCCAGGCGCGCCGTTCAACGTGCGACCACGGCGACAGGTGGCGTACATCACCACCAGCGTCAGCGCATAAGGTGCTGCGGCAAACAGGTAATAGCCGCTGCTGATACCGACCGCTTGCAGGGCCGGGCCGATGGCTCCGGCGGCGCCGAACAGCAACGACGCCCACAGACACGCCAACGGGCGCCAACGGGCAAAGATCACCAGCGCCACGGCCATCAGCCCCTGACCGCTGGACAGTCCTTCGTTCCAGCTGCCGGGGTAGTAGAGCGACAGGTAGGCGCCGCCGATACCGGCCAGCCCGCCGCCGACCGCAGTGGCCACAATGCGTACCTTGAGCGGTCGATAGCCCAGCGCCTGAGCGGTTTCGGCATGGTCGCCGACCAGACGCAGCATCAGCCCCCAGCGCGTGGTGCGCAGCCCCCAGTGCAGAACGAACGCCAGTGCTGCACCGACGAAGAACAGCACATTGATGTTCAATGCCGAGCGCACGCGTTCTTCGCTGCTCCAGGCGCCCAGCGCCAGTGAAGGCAGCATGGGCGCCTGTGGCTGGATAAAGGCTTTGCCGAGAAAGAACGCCAGGCCGGTGCCGAGCAGGATCAGTGCGATGCCGAACGCGATGTCGTTAACCCGTGGCAACGAGCACGCCAACCCATGCAGCAGGCCCAGCAGAACGCCGACCCCGGCAGCCGCACCGACGCCCAGCCACGCCGAGCCGCTGAGGCATGCGACGGCATATCCGGACATGGCGCCAGCCACCAGAATGCCCTCCAGCCCCAAGTTGATCCGGCCACTCTTTTCGGTCAGGCATTCGCCCAGGCTGACGAACAGAAAAGGTGTGCCGACGCGGATGGCACCGGCCAGCAGGGCGAGCAGAAAGGTAGTCAGGTCGATATCAGCCATGTTGCAGTGCTCCCTTGTCGAGCGGCGCAGGCGCCGCCGTCAGCCTGATCTTCCAGGCGGCGATACGCCCACCCAGGGCTTCCCAGAGCAGCAGATTGGTGAACAGCAGACCTTCAAGAATCAGCGTGGTGGCGTCCGGCAGACCGAGCCGTCGCTGCAGCAGTCCGCCACTGGCTTCCAGCCCGCCGAGCAGGATGGCGCAGACGATAATTGCCAGCGGATGATGGCGAGCGGCGAAGGCCACGAGGATGCCGCTGGTGCCATAGCCTGCGATCAGCGCGGCGTTGGCGCTGCCTTGCACTGCGGTGACCTCGAACATGCCGGCCAGACCCGCCGCCGCACCGCCCAGCAGGCAACTGAGCATGATCAGCCGGTCCACGGGCAAGCCGATCATCAGCGCAGTACGCATGTTGCCGCCGACCACGGCGAGGGCAAAACCCTTGACGCTGTGGCGCACCAGTACATACGCCAGCAGACAGGCGACGACGCCCGCCACCAGGCCCCAGTGCACCTCGAAACTGTCGCTGATCGTGCCGATCATATAGGCATCGTCCAGCGGCGGCGTCGAAGGCTTGTTCAGGCTTGCCGGGTCGCGCAGGGGGCCTTCCACCAACTGCCGGAACAGTGCCAGGGCGATGTACGAAAGCAGCAGGCTGCTGATCGTTTCATTGACCCCGCGCCGCTGGCGCATCCAGCCACTCAGGCCGATCCACAGGGCGCCCACGGTCATTGCCGCGACGGCCATGCAGGCGAGCATCAAAGCGGCTGGCAGATGGCTGAGCCACAAGGGTGTCACTGCGGCAGCCAGCCCGCCCAGTACCAGCGCGCCTTCACCGCCGATGATGATCAGCCCGGCCCGTGCGGGCAGGGCGACGCACAGCGCGGTCAGCATCAGCGGCGCGGCGCGTTGCAAGGTGTTTTCCAGCGCGAACCACGAGCCGAACGCGCCTTCGCCGACCAGCTGCAGCGCCTGCCAGGCAGGCTTGCCCTGAACCGCCAGAAACAGCCCGAACAGCACGCACGAGGAAAACACCGCCAGCACCGTAGGCAGCCCCGGCAACAAAGCGCTGGCCAGGCGGCGCAGACTTATCGATGAACTCATGAACGTTCCTCAGAGCTGGCCAAGCACGCCTTCGACCAGGTAATTCATGCTCTCCAGAGCAATGTCGGTCTGGCCTTGGGCAACACCATCGGCAATCACCACGTTGCCCTTGTTGTCCTTGAGCGGGCCTTTGAAAATCACGAACTGACCGGCCATCATCTGCGCCTTGATGGCATCGGCTTTCTGCCTGGCGTCGGCCGTGACCGCAGGCCCGTAGGCAGACGTTTTCACGAAGCCTTCCTTGAGCCCGCCGCGCAGGAAGTTGATCATCGG encodes:
- a CDS encoding ABC transporter permease, giving the protein MADIDLTTFLLALLAGAIRVGTPFLFVSLGECLTEKSGRINLGLEGILVAGAMSGYAVACLSGSAWLGVGAAAGVGVLLGLLHGLACSLPRVNDIAFGIALILLGTGLAFFLGKAFIQPQAPMLPSLALGAWSSEERVRSALNINVLFFVGAALAFVLHWGLRTTRWGLMLRLVGDHAETAQALGYRPLKVRIVATAVGGGLAGIGGAYLSLYYPGSWNEGLSSGQGLMAVALVIFARWRPLACLWASLLFGAAGAIGPALQAVGISSGYYLFAAAPYALTLVVMYATCRRGRTLNGAPGELSLTR
- a CDS encoding ABC transporter permease; translated protein: MSSSISLRRLASALLPGLPTVLAVFSSCVLFGLFLAVQGKPAWQALQLVGEGAFGSWFALENTLQRAAPLMLTALCVALPARAGLIIIGGEGALVLGGLAAAVTPLWLSHLPAALMLACMAVAAMTVGALWIGLSGWMRQRRGVNETISSLLLSYIALALFRQLVEGPLRDPASLNKPSTPPLDDAYMIGTISDSFEVHWGLVAGVVACLLAYVLVRHSVKGFALAVVGGNMRTALMIGLPVDRLIMLSCLLGGAAAGLAGMFEVTAVQGSANAALIAGYGTSGILVAFAARHHPLAIIVCAILLGGLEASGGLLQRRLGLPDATTLILEGLLFTNLLLWEALGGRIAAWKIRLTAAPAPLDKGALQHG